One Pseudomonas sp. HOU2 genomic window carries:
- a CDS encoding ABC transporter ATP-binding protein, whose translation MGQPIAIEVRNVSKRYSEDPGLAPALDNVSVNIADNEFFTLLGPSGCGKTTLLRTIAGFEHVSEGEIRLAGEPVNDLPPFKRRVNTVFQSYALFPHMSVAQNIAFGLEMQGLDRKLIPDRVNEMLALVQMEHLAGRKPAELSGGQQQRVALARALAPKPKVLLLDEPLSALDLKLRKEMQVELKRVQKEAGITFIFVTHDQEEALTLSDRIAVMSAGKILQIGTPTDIYEQPRHRFVAQFIGDINFLPGQLKYGAHNEKLFVPNGMPIEIPCQQQSFAGSSVQLAFRPERSQLVDASQPHHLRGVIEAVLYVGTATLYQCRLNNDVKVMLRENNEGLNRGRAVGERVAVHLPPHACLLMEA comes from the coding sequence ATGGGTCAACCAATAGCAATTGAAGTGCGCAACGTCTCCAAACGGTACTCCGAGGACCCTGGCCTCGCGCCGGCCCTGGACAATGTGTCGGTGAATATCGCCGATAACGAGTTCTTCACCCTGCTCGGCCCTTCGGGCTGCGGCAAAACCACCCTGCTGCGCACCATCGCCGGTTTCGAACACGTCAGTGAAGGCGAGATTCGCCTGGCTGGCGAGCCGGTCAATGATCTGCCGCCGTTCAAGCGCCGGGTCAACACGGTGTTCCAGAGTTACGCACTGTTTCCGCACATGAGTGTCGCGCAGAATATCGCCTTCGGCCTCGAGATGCAGGGTCTTGATCGCAAGTTGATTCCGGATCGGGTCAACGAAATGCTCGCATTGGTGCAGATGGAGCACCTGGCCGGGCGCAAACCGGCTGAACTGTCCGGTGGTCAGCAACAGCGCGTGGCTCTGGCCCGGGCGTTGGCGCCGAAACCCAAAGTTCTGCTGCTGGATGAACCGCTGTCGGCGCTGGACTTGAAGCTGCGCAAGGAAATGCAGGTCGAACTCAAGCGCGTACAGAAGGAAGCCGGGATCACCTTCATTTTCGTCACCCACGATCAGGAAGAAGCGCTGACCCTGTCCGACCGCATTGCGGTGATGTCCGCCGGCAAGATCCTGCAGATCGGCACCCCGACCGACATCTACGAACAGCCCAGACACCGTTTCGTCGCGCAATTCATCGGCGACATCAACTTCCTTCCCGGTCAGCTCAAGTACGGCGCGCACAACGAAAAACTCTTCGTGCCCAATGGCATGCCGATCGAAATTCCGTGTCAGCAACAGAGCTTTGCCGGCAGCAGCGTGCAACTGGCGTTCCGTCCGGAGCGTTCGCAACTGGTGGATGCCAGCCAGCCGCATCACCTGCGCGGCGTCATCGAGGCGGTGCTGTATGTCGGCACCGCCACGCTGTACCAGTGCCGGTTGAACAACGACGTCAAAGTCATGCTGCGCGAAAACAACGAAGGCCTGAACCGTGGTCGTGCCGTCGGCGAGCGTGTCGCCGTGCACCTGCCGCCGCACGCCTGCCTGTTGATGGAGGCCTGA
- a CDS encoding ABC transporter permease, which translates to MSVSSTSPALNRALLLSPVVLTLLALIAIPLGIMGYISLLPRNTYGGVDWQAQWQLQSYVQLFFQEGFDGELELNWVYAQALLRSVLQAGGTTVLCFLFGFPVALWMSSLTPRRRNLMVLLITIPFWTNLLIRNYAWLIILREQGWVAQSLNALFPSAGGITLLYNDFAVSVGLVYSFLPFMILPIYSTLEKLDWRLVEAAYDLGANRWHALRRIILPLSMPGVIAGALLVFVPSLGAFITPAILGGGKTLMIGNLIQQQFGTARNWPLGSSLSFLLLGILLLSLVLYALYSRSAAKTLNRGAQA; encoded by the coding sequence ATGAGCGTCAGCAGCACTTCCCCCGCTCTGAACCGGGCGCTGTTGCTCAGCCCGGTGGTGTTGACCCTGCTCGCCCTGATCGCCATCCCACTGGGGATCATGGGTTACATCAGCCTGCTGCCGCGCAACACCTACGGCGGCGTTGACTGGCAGGCGCAATGGCAATTGCAAAGTTACGTGCAGCTGTTTTTTCAGGAGGGCTTCGACGGTGAACTGGAGCTGAACTGGGTCTACGCCCAGGCGCTGTTGCGCTCGGTGTTGCAGGCCGGTGGCACCACGGTGCTGTGTTTCCTGTTCGGCTTTCCGGTGGCGTTGTGGATGTCGAGCCTGACCCCGCGTCGGCGCAATCTGATGGTGCTGCTGATCACCATCCCGTTCTGGACCAACCTGCTGATCCGCAACTACGCGTGGCTGATCATCCTGCGCGAACAGGGCTGGGTCGCCCAGAGCCTCAACGCACTGTTCCCGAGCGCCGGCGGCATCACCCTGCTCTACAACGACTTCGCGGTCAGTGTCGGACTGGTTTACAGCTTTCTGCCGTTCATGATTCTGCCGATCTACTCGACCCTGGAAAAACTCGACTGGCGTCTGGTGGAAGCCGCGTATGACCTGGGCGCCAACCGCTGGCACGCACTGCGGCGGATCATCCTGCCGCTGTCGATGCCCGGAGTGATCGCCGGAGCGCTTCTGGTGTTTGTGCCGAGCCTCGGCGCGTTCATCACCCCGGCGATTCTCGGTGGTGGCAAGACGCTGATGATCGGCAACCTGATCCAGCAGCAATTCGGCACAGCACGCAACTGGCCGCTGGGCAGTTCGCTGTCGTTCCTGCTGCTGGGGATTTTGCTGTTGTCACTGGTGCTCTACGCCCTCTATAGCCGCAGCGCGGCGAAAACCCTCAATCGAGGAGCGCAAGCATGA
- a CDS encoding GntR family transcriptional regulator — MTEKKLETTVDRVYQGVYEAISKRSLRPGMKLGEASLAELFNVSRTSVRAALKQLEADGLVTTEPNKGASVSLPSNEEIRSLFETRRLIEIGIVTELCRRKDTAAMQDLREHLLLEDEAHAAGDHERLIHLLGEFHIKLARSLNNPVLLDWFQKLISRASLYAAALDDDSHEACRDDEHLRLIEYIEAGNQSAAIELTCMHLNGIEKAILDVAAKMKTGYHPLKHLIGV, encoded by the coding sequence ATGACCGAGAAAAAACTGGAAACCACGGTCGACCGCGTCTACCAAGGGGTTTACGAGGCGATCAGCAAGCGTTCGCTGCGTCCGGGGATGAAGCTGGGCGAGGCCTCGTTGGCCGAATTGTTCAATGTCAGCCGTACGTCGGTGCGTGCCGCGCTCAAGCAACTGGAGGCCGACGGACTGGTCACCACCGAGCCCAATAAAGGTGCATCGGTGTCATTGCCGAGCAATGAAGAGATCCGTTCGCTGTTCGAAACCCGGCGCCTGATCGAGATCGGCATCGTCACCGAGCTGTGCCGGCGCAAGGACACCGCCGCGATGCAAGACCTGCGCGAGCATCTGTTGCTGGAAGACGAGGCCCACGCCGCTGGCGACCATGAACGGCTGATCCATCTGCTCGGCGAGTTCCACATCAAACTGGCGCGCAGCCTCAATAACCCGGTGCTGCTCGACTGGTTCCAGAAACTGATTTCCCGTGCTTCGCTGTACGCCGCCGCGCTGGATGACGACAGCCACGAAGCCTGCCGGGACGACGAGCACCTGCGGCTGATCGAGTACATCGAAGCGGGCAACCAGAGTGCCGCCATCGAATTGACCTGCATGCACCTGAACGGCATTGAAAAGGCCATTCTCGACGTCGCAGCGAAGATGAAAACTGGCTACCATCCGCTCAAACACCTGATCGGGGTCTGA